Within the Eucalyptus grandis isolate ANBG69807.140 chromosome 1, ASM1654582v1, whole genome shotgun sequence genome, the region CAGCCCAGCGTGCCCAGCGTGCCCCGGCTGTCTCCCTCCTCCATACCATCTTCGCGCCGAAACCTgcaggaaaagaagagaaaagacggGGGAGCAGGGGCAGAAGGGAGGAGGATTAGCAGGAGAGAGGGCCGGAAGATAACAAAACAGCGACAGAGTCCAAGGGAAGGCGGTGGAGCTAGAGCGGCAGAGCTTTAAGCCGACACCTCGCCCCGCATGCGAGCTCCACCGACGAACTCCTTCCAGTCGGCACCATCGAGCCCGAACCGGTAAGCCCTTCGTCCCGTGCCCTATTTCTTGCCTTGTTTTTGGGTACGACAGCCGGAGGGTCGCGGCCGACCGGCTCGCGCGAACTCTGGCCCCGTCCATTCCTCCTCTGGTCGTCGTGTGTTTCTTCATCTGTTTGGCGAGTCTCGGTTTGGGTTCCGTTCCTAGTTGCGCCGAAAAACCTCATGATTCGCGAGCGCCCCTTCACCCGTTCGACGAAATGCTTAAATGAGATCTAGTTTTCGTCGTCCTCCCGTTTTTAGCCGAAATCAAATCGTCCGGGCGCGTCGTGTTCTATCGGGATGTTCCAGTGGTGTTCGGCGATCCTGGGCGTCGGCCGTGTAGTCGTTCGCCACATTCCCATCGTCGCCGTAGTTTTGTTTGGTGTTTTGCCGTGGTGTGGTTCTCGGCCGGCGGTAGGGAGGTCGGCCGGCGAGTGGTGGCGGAGTGGACGACCGGTGAAGGGTGGTAGCTCGGCGGCGGCTTGTGATTTGGCCGAGGTTTGTCTAAAAATGTAGGAGCTTCGGTGAGGGCGTGAGCTCGTTGAGGAAGAcggccgaggaagaagacgacgggtaggagaaaataaaataaaaattgaaaaatgtcaGGAAATTCAaagtttcttttgaatttttttacaaaaagacCTTATGAGCGGTTTTCTCAAGAAATGAAGTGCGTTGTGCTAAAAATTGAGTAAACCTTTAGAGTTTCAATTGTTCTCAAAGATAATTACCCTTGTTTGCctgtttttgctattttgattcctttagtctagttaagattattatttcttttccttaatgTTAGATATTTGCTTTtccatgtaatttatttaaatgcttTAATTGGctgctaattgttattttaagtATTACGCACCAGTATGATAACTTCACATGTTAGTAGATATGcctaaaattaatccaaactgtctgacaaaaatgttttctcttaaaataaacaagattagatatcGAAAGGAcattaattggtcaattagtgtaatcaagtttccgattttaaatattttggtgTGTTAGAAGTGAGGCATACCCCATGTCTCGCTTGATTTTTAGCCGACCCTAATAGATCAGTGTCAACTCCTTACTACAAAATTCTTAAGAATACTCTAATATCGCGTGAGATATGGATTTTGGAGAGCTCGTGCCTAATTATAGGCTTTAGGTTCGTCTGTTAAGCAATACCTCTAAACAGGGGTAAGTCGCGTCAAAGCTTAATCTATTAGATGAAtaggtaatttattatttaaatattctaacactatGACTACTCATTTCATCAATAGAACCTGTCGAATGCTGTAAAAAGCTGTGGTCTTTAGTTGATAAGGAGATTTAGCCTCTCCTAAACATTAATTTGTCAAGCACGAAATTGATTTTAATGAGATTGGCGGGACATTTCTGAAGCAAACAAGCAAAGGATCGATGAAGAAAACggacaagaaaatcaagaaatcgAAAAGAACCTGGAATCGAGTCTCCAAGGAGCCTGTTGATTAAGGATCATGTTATTTCCAAGGaggttttttaataaaattctaCACAgagataaaaaggaagaaaaataggagaTGGAGACCCCAGCACTACCCCCAGTTTTTCTCGTACTTCGTTGTGGTCTTCTTCCATGTCGGGCCCGTCACGTATTGGTCTCAAAGTCCTGGttttctgcttctccttcttcttcttcttcaaatagaagaagaaggagaagcagaagaCCGAGACTTCGAGGCTTCATTTCGATGCTTCGAAGTGATTTTGTAACCTCCTTTGATCATATGAGGTGGGAATTTAGAATTATAACCCAGatgaaaataagtaaaatataaacttggaaagatctttgaggagaaagagaaatttaATTAATGCCAACGAAAAAGAATGGGATGTAAGTTATTTCTTTACATACCTCAACGAGGGCTTGGAGAGCCTTATTTATAAGAACTAAAGGAGGCCTGGCTTTCTTTCTAAAGCAAGATATTCCAAACTGTCTCTTGGTTTCTTGGTTAAAGTTAAAGTTAAAGTTAAAGTTGgattttctagaaaagaaagaggCTAATTTGTTGTGGGATTTTAGGAGCCTTAGATTACCGGACTTATGCAATTCTAGAAGTTTTATTAAAACCCACGAAAAGATAAGAATCACtttgaaagattgcttaaatTCCTTATAAAGGAACATCCGAACAACTTTTATAACACATCATTAACTTTAAAACCCATCTCTAATTTAAGGGCAAATACCATATAAAAAACCCTAGACCATGCACACTCTAATATAAatactccaaacttttttcaATGTCCTTGAAACCCGTAACCTGTCAACTGTAACATAAATATcttcaacattttttttgtatcaCTAAAAAACCTCAACTTATTTATGCATAACACATATACACATCGTTTCAGTTCCATCAAGGGttattaagttctttttcacatttacctcattggatttttagtgataaaaaaattagggatatttgaatttttataatttgaggttttttataatattttttgaccCCTAATTTTGCCGGCTAGGTAAACCgttgaaaaaatagaaatgacagaaaaaagGGCAGTTGAATAGACTAGCAAATAGTTAtagaatttattaaaatttaagttaaattttttaaaaataaattattaatattaattgatgatgacatttttttttttttttgacatcattgatgatgatgataaaagcGTCTTGGGTTAGTGCCCTTTTGGGCAGGGCGTTAAAAAAGGAGGCGCGTTTTCGTTTTGGATCAGAGCGCCATCGCACATGTACGTGTGCTTGTCCCCTTTTGGGCTTCTGGCACGAATAGCTTGCCGGCGAAGCCAACACCAAGTCAAACTCATTCGATTGCGCTCGTTCAAGAAGGCCTCGATTAGCAGATGGTGTGGGTAATCTGACGCATGGGCACATCCCACGAAGCTCTACAAGTTCGTTCCGATGCACCCGAAATGCCCCTTCGACCATGGCTCTTACATGAAACTTTTACAGCTCTGCATCGCGAGGAATGCCTTCGGGTGTGGGCGCCAGGTGCACGGTCACATCATCGCAAGTGGGTTTCCGTCGAATGTCCACCTGAGAACTAAATTGCTCGTGTTTTACGCCAAATGCATGGAACTGAAAAGTGCGCGCaaggtgtttgatgaaatgcgcGAGAGAAGTGTCGTGTCTTGGTCCGCTATGGTTTCCGGGTGCTGCCAGAACGGGCGCTTTGAAGATGCTTTGACGACGTTTGTAGAGATGCGCAGGGAAGGTGTTAAGGCCAACCAGTTCACTTACGGGAGTGTGCTGCGGGCTTGTACTAGTATCGGGTGTTTTGATGTGGGAGTGCAGGTGCAAGGGTGTGTGGAAAAGGGAAGGTTGGTGGGTAACTTGTTCGTGCAGAGTGCTCTCATTGATTTTCACTCCAAATGTGGAAAGATGGAGGATGCAGAGCGCTTGTTTGAGGGGAGTGACAGAGCGGGACACTGTTACATGGAATACTATGATCGGAGGATATGCAACTCGCGGTcttgttgctaattcttttcAACTGTTTCGCTTAATGATGAGAGAAGGTATTTTTAGCTGAAAGAACGTTTGCTGCTGTTTCTTGACCTTATGGTAATGAATTTCTTACAGTGTGCTTATCAGGAGAACAAAGACTCTGTGGTGCAGGTTGCATATATTGCAGGGGTACTTAATCTTATTAGTCAATTTATATATGCTGCCCAGAAAAGTCACTCATGAAAACTTAAGATAATATGATTGTGGTACATGATTGAAATGTAAATGTATTTGCAAAGTAGAAGCTGAGCGAGTTTTAAGAGGAAGTTTTAGCTTGCAGTCTAACTGAACCAGATTGAGCAAGAATGCATGCATTGACtcccccctcccaaaaaaaaaaaaaatcctttatattAACCACTGCATGGTTCAGAATATAATATTATTGAAGTTCAACAATCCTAGTTGCTAATATTCTGTGTCAAACTCAGCAGGCATGGCCCCTGATCGCTTCACACTAGGAAGTGTTTTACAAGCCTGTGCTGTTGGTGGCACTATTCTCCAAGTAAGCCAAGTTCATAAATTCATAGTAGAATGGGGCTTCTTATATTACAAAGATTTGACTGGATCTTTGATTGATGCTTATGCAAAATGTGGGAGTGTCCGAACTGCTCATCATTTATATAGGAGCATGGCACAAAAGGATTTAATATCATACACTGCCCTTGTTAATGCATATGCTCGGAAAGGTAAATTTGGGAATGATTTCCTGGATATCTTGAAGGAATTAGCATGTATGCAATTGGAAGTTGATGACATAACACTATGCTCTATACTTCATATATGTGCTGATATAGCATCATTGATCTTGGGACGACAAATACATGTCCTTGTTCTGAAACGTCTGGCCAGTAAAGATGTGGCCATTGGAAATGCTCTAGTTGACATGTATGGGAAATGTGGCGAGATCAAAGATGCTACTCATGCTTTTGTTGAGATACAAGTGAAAAATGTCATTTCATGGACTTCATTGATTGCTTCTTATGGGAGGCATGGCTTCGGAAATGAGGCAGTTGCTCTTTATAGGCAGATGGAATCTAAAGGACTGAAGCCAAATGATGTTACATTTCTATCTCTCCTCTTTGCTTGCAGCCATAGTGGATTGACCAGTGAAGGATGGGATTGCTTTACTAACATGATCAGTAAATACAGCATTGTTCCAAGAGCAGAACATTTTTCCTGTTTGGTAGATCTATCTGCTCGTAGTGGTCAATTAGAAGAAGCGTATAACTTGATACAAGAGATGGATATCAAACCAAATGCTTCTCTTTGGGCTTCTATACTGGGGGCATGTCACATTTATGGCAATGCATCACTTGGAAAAATAGCAGCTAGACATCTTACCAGTTTAGATCCAAAAAATTGTGCAAATTATGTTCTTCTAGCAAGCATATATGCTGAAACTGGAGCATGGAGATATGCTCAAGACACGTGGTCCTGTATGGAAAAGATGGGCTTAAAGAAAGATCCAGGATACAGCCATTTATTACCCACAAAGAAGAGAATTGCACTTCTGCAGCATGGCTAATGATGTTATCCTGCTGTTACTCCTTCAGACATAAGAGGGTggattttctcaagttttccTTCCCTATCAATAACCACAAATGGTGCCATTCGCGTATCACCCTTCTCACACCTTCAATGTAAGGTGGTCTATATTTCTAAACTTTGATGTTTTTGTTGGTTTTGAtttattgtttcatttttttacattttttgtcttttgttttttttgttttttcaggAGCATGTAACTTCAAAGGTAGCAGATTGTCTTGACAAGATTCTTGACGCTTGAGCAAAGTCAAGAATCGAGATGAGAATGAGTGGTTTTTGTCAAATGTCTCCATCCAAATAACTACTTGTACAGGTATACCTAATGAAAATGATAGCTGGATATCCTCTGTTTCAGGATTTTGAATATGTTTTGAATAATTGCAACAGGCAGATATGCATACTCTAGCATTCTCTCTCTTGAGTGGCTTCTTTGTCAAAGACCTCACAACATTGTGTGTCTGTGTATGTCCGTTACATATACTTGTAATTACATATCATTGTCTGGCTCAGGACTACAGAAAAAGGTGAAACCCATAT harbors:
- the LOC104457113 gene encoding LOW QUALITY PROTEIN: pentatricopeptide repeat-containing protein At3g20730 (The sequence of the model RefSeq protein was modified relative to this genomic sequence to represent the inferred CDS: deleted 1 base in 1 codon) gives rise to the protein MHPKCPFDHGSYMKLLQLCIARNAFGCGRQVHGHIIASGFPSNVHLRTKLLVFYAKCMELKSARKVFDEMRERSVVSWSAMVSGCCQNGRFEDALTTFVEMRREGVKANQFTYGSVLRACTSIGCFDVGVQVQGCVEKGRLVGNLFVQSALIDFHSKCGKMEDAERLFEGVTERDTVTWNTMIGGYATRGLVANSFQLFRLMMREGMAPDRFTLGSVLQACAVGGTILQVSQVHKFIVEWGFLYYKDLTGSLIDAYAKCGSVRTAHHLYRSMAQKDLISYTALVNAYARKGKFGNDFLDILKELACMQLEVDDITLCSILHICADIASLILGRQIHVLVLKRLASKDVAIGNALVDMYGKCGEIKDATHAFVEIQVKNVISWTSLIASYGRHGFGNEAVALYRQMESKGLKPNDVTFLSLLFACSHSGLTSEGWDCFTNMISKYSIVPRAEHFSCLVDLSARSGQLEEAYNLIQEMDIKPNASLWASILGACHIYGNASLGKIAARHLTSLDPKNCANYVLLASIYAETGAWRYAQDTWSCMEKMGLKKDPGYSHLLPTKKRIALLQHG